A window of Verrucomicrobiota bacterium contains these coding sequences:
- a CDS encoding cytochrome c3 family protein, with the protein MRRLFKLPPQIVRLVLLTIGIVTVYCTARFFLTPPTFAQYGWFRGDALAEIAAREPVHAGKKACDECHSEEYQKVAKFEHKTVSCEACHGVGKPHADNPDTPIAKLAFSRCVRCHEADPSRPKWLKQINSRNHYTGQRCTECHIPHQPNEVP; encoded by the coding sequence ATGCGGCGACTCTTTAAATTGCCGCCCCAGATTGTCCGCCTGGTCCTGCTCACCATCGGTATTGTCACCGTCTATTGTACCGCGCGATTTTTTCTTACTCCGCCAACGTTCGCGCAGTATGGCTGGTTTCGCGGCGATGCCTTGGCGGAAATAGCGGCGCGTGAACCGGTCCATGCCGGCAAGAAGGCCTGCGATGAGTGCCATTCCGAAGAATACCAGAAGGTCGCCAAGTTTGAGCACAAGACTGTCTCGTGCGAAGCCTGTCACGGGGTGGGCAAACCCCACGCTGACAATCCAGATACGCCGATTGCGAAACTGGCCTTCAGCCGTTGCGTACGCTGCCATGAAGCTGATCCCTCGCGACCAAAATGGTTGAAACAGATCAATTCGCGCAACCATTACACGGGCCAGCGCTGCACCGAATGCCACATTCCTCATCAACCGAACGAAGTGCCATGA
- a CDS encoding sigma-70 family RNA polymerase sigma factor has protein sequence MAEVTQILTAIERGETSAAEDLLPLVYAELRHLAARKLSHEKPGQTLQATALVHEAWLRLTREDGRNWNGSRHFFFAAAEAMRRILIENARHKQCLKHGGQMQRVNLEDFIPASPMRADELLALDEALERLATEDAEAARLVELRFFAGLGHQEAAEVMGISRRAADGLWAYARTWLFAEMRRDRVES, from the coding sequence ATTGCTGAGGTCACTCAAATCCTGACGGCGATTGAGCGGGGCGAAACCAGCGCGGCAGAAGACTTGTTGCCTTTGGTCTATGCCGAACTGCGCCACCTTGCTGCTCGCAAGCTTTCCCACGAGAAACCCGGCCAAACCCTCCAGGCCACTGCCCTCGTCCATGAAGCGTGGCTGCGTCTGACGCGGGAAGACGGACGGAATTGGAATGGCTCCCGCCACTTTTTCTTTGCCGCGGCCGAGGCCATGCGCCGCATCCTCATCGAGAACGCCCGGCACAAGCAGTGCCTCAAACACGGTGGCCAGATGCAGCGCGTCAACCTCGAAGATTTCATCCCGGCCAGCCCGATGCGAGCGGATGAATTGCTGGCCCTGGACGAAGCGCTGGAACGGCTGGCAACGGAGGATGCCGAGGCTGCCCGGTTGGTGGAGTTGCGGTTTTTCGCCGGACTGGGCCACCAGGAAGCCGCCGAGGTCATGGGCATTTCGCGTCGCGCGGCGGACGGGCTTTGGGCTTACGCGCGGACGTGGCTGTTCGCGGAGATGCGGCGTGATCGAGTTGAGAGTTGA
- a CDS encoding NapC/NirT family cytochrome c, whose amino-acid sequence MNTENPIPTRRTPSLLRNWISLTGLVIIIGSLFSFLLLFFFDTIAHFSNPYIGLLTYVIAPGFLFLGLFLGIVGVLRARKKLGQSVGLLPKVVVDLSRPRDRKIMGLFIAGTIIFLLLSAVGSYHTYHFTESVQFCGQACHTVMKPELVTYEHGSHARVACVQCHIGPGAEWFVKAKISGTYQLYAVAFNKYPRPVPTPIKNLRPAQETCEQCHWPKKFVGNLDRTYNYFLGEETNTPFSVRLTMKVGGGDPTHGPVGGIHWHMNVGNQVQYYAATNVNGTWIADEQRQSIPWVRIVNSQGVVTEFRKPNFTNAVPESELRTMDCMDCHNRPAHKYMSPDKAVNLAMSLEDQIDRTLPWIKTNAVYALTRNYTNETLALQGIATILAAQYPADRFPTKQESVRKTIGIVQRIYRDNFFPEMKASWDKYPDNIGHMIWPGCFRCHDGKHIAADGKRSIKASDCNTCHTILAQGSGAELNLLTPGGQKFKHPGDEVDGACNDCHTGGL is encoded by the coding sequence ATGAACACTGAGAATCCCATCCCAACTCGTCGCACTCCCTCGCTGCTGCGCAACTGGATCAGTCTGACGGGACTCGTCATCATCATCGGCAGCCTGTTCTCGTTCCTCCTGTTGTTCTTCTTTGACACGATCGCGCATTTCTCCAATCCGTACATTGGTCTCCTCACTTACGTTATCGCGCCAGGATTCCTGTTTCTCGGTTTGTTCCTGGGGATTGTTGGCGTGCTTCGCGCGCGGAAGAAGTTGGGACAGTCGGTTGGATTGTTGCCCAAAGTGGTGGTGGACCTCTCGCGTCCGCGCGACCGGAAAATCATGGGTTTGTTCATTGCGGGTACCATTATTTTCCTCCTGCTCTCGGCGGTGGGCAGCTATCACACGTATCATTTCACCGAATCGGTGCAGTTTTGCGGGCAGGCGTGTCATACCGTGATGAAGCCTGAACTGGTCACCTACGAGCACGGCTCGCACGCGCGCGTGGCGTGTGTGCAATGTCACATCGGGCCGGGCGCCGAATGGTTCGTAAAGGCGAAAATCTCCGGCACGTATCAGCTTTACGCGGTGGCCTTCAACAAATATCCCCGCCCCGTGCCGACTCCGATCAAGAATCTGCGTCCCGCGCAGGAAACCTGCGAGCAATGTCACTGGCCGAAGAAATTCGTCGGCAATCTGGATCGCACCTACAACTATTTTCTCGGCGAGGAAACCAACACGCCGTTTTCCGTGCGCCTGACGATGAAGGTCGGCGGCGGGGATCCCACGCACGGGCCGGTGGGCGGGATTCACTGGCACATGAATGTCGGCAACCAAGTTCAATATTATGCGGCGACGAACGTAAACGGGACGTGGATTGCCGACGAGCAACGGCAGAGCATTCCGTGGGTGCGCATCGTGAATTCACAAGGCGTCGTCACGGAATTCCGCAAACCCAATTTCACCAACGCGGTGCCGGAGAGCGAATTACGCACGATGGACTGCATGGATTGCCACAATCGTCCGGCGCACAAATACATGTCGCCCGACAAGGCGGTGAACTTGGCCATGTCGCTCGAAGACCAGATTGACAGGACATTGCCATGGATCAAGACCAACGCTGTGTATGCGCTTACGCGAAACTACACGAACGAGACGCTCGCCTTGCAGGGGATTGCCACGATTCTGGCGGCGCAATATCCGGCGGATAGATTTCCCACCAAGCAGGAAAGCGTGCGCAAAACCATCGGCATCGTGCAGCGGATCTATCGCGACAACTTTTTTCCGGAGATGAAGGCGTCCTGGGACAAGTATCCGGACAACATCGGTCACATGATCTGGCCGGGCTGTTTCCGCTGTCATGATGGCAAGCATATTGCCGCTGACGGCAAACGCAGTATCAAGGCGAGTGATTGCAACACCTGCCACACCATCCTCGCGCAAGGCAGCGGTGCGGAACTCAATTTGCTCACGCCTGGCGGACAGAAATTCAAACATCCGGGAGACGAAGTCGATGGCGCCTGTAACGATTGTCACACGGGCGGGCTTTGA
- a CDS encoding 4Fe-4S dicluster domain-containing protein yields the protein MKQQFTRRNLLTTLTGVLAGLATWPVARTAKAAVQKFFVSTQAPGGYDPTKHKWLMAIDVDRCIGCGLCVEACKKENNVPEGESYFRTWIERYTITKPKAGSGETRGEVFVDSPNGGIHGFPPNTIPKDQILKSFFVPKLCNLCQHSPCSQVCPVGATFDTPDGAVLVDPKYCIGCGFCVQACPYGCRFLNPITKTAEKCSLCYHRITRGLLPACVEVCPGQARIFGDLKNLSPDDPIQRFFESNKAQSLKPHLGTGPRVLYAELDKEVR from the coding sequence ATGAAGCAACAATTCACACGCCGCAATCTTCTGACCACGTTGACCGGGGTGCTGGCGGGTCTGGCCACATGGCCGGTGGCACGCACCGCCAAGGCAGCCGTCCAAAAATTCTTCGTCTCAACCCAGGCGCCCGGCGGTTACGATCCGACCAAACACAAATGGCTCATGGCGATTGATGTGGATCGCTGCATCGGCTGCGGGCTTTGTGTTGAAGCGTGCAAGAAGGAAAACAACGTGCCCGAAGGCGAAAGTTATTTCCGCACCTGGATTGAACGCTACACCATCACCAAACCAAAGGCGGGTTCGGGTGAAACCCGCGGCGAAGTCTTCGTGGATTCCCCGAATGGCGGAATTCATGGTTTTCCGCCCAATACAATTCCCAAGGACCAAATCCTGAAATCCTTCTTCGTGCCCAAGCTGTGCAACCTTTGCCAGCACTCGCCCTGCTCTCAGGTTTGCCCGGTCGGCGCCACCTTTGACACCCCCGATGGCGCGGTCCTGGTGGATCCGAAGTATTGTATCGGGTGCGGCTTTTGCGTCCAAGCGTGTCCGTACGGCTGTCGCTTTTTGAATCCCATCACCAAGACGGCCGAGAAGTGTTCGCTTTGCTACCACCGCATCACGCGTGGATTGCTGCCGGCCTGCGTTGAAGTGTGCCCCGGACAGGCCCGCATCTTCGGGGATTTGAAGAATCTGTCGCCCGACGACCCCATCCAGCGTTTTTTCGAAAGCAACAAGGCGCAGAGCCTGAAGCCGCACCTCGGCACTGGTCCCCGCGTGCTCTACGCCGAATTGGACAAGGAGGTCAGATAA
- the nrfD gene encoding polysulfide reductase NrfD → MVDVLPRFEGFVYPNERTLHPLWSVLIVLYPYITGLVAGAFIMASLVRVFKVKPLEPVYRLSLLTALAFLLCAPLPLLFHLGHPERSFEIMMTPHLSSPMAMFGFVYAWYLMAVLLLELWFDYRHDFVEWSKTESGFRGILYRAFTLGVDDTHDEALRLDARMGRIISIVGIPSAFLLHGYVGFIFGSVKANPWWGNVLMPIIFILSAIVSGMALCVFVYMILCWARRTPVDIRCLDMMVTFLFYALMIDATIEGLDWMHRLYSADESIQVLKSLASGKLFYTLLVGQACLGTAVPLVLLGLNQLFRKRIAVLVRERMYFASSVLILIGVLAMRWNVVIGGQLFSKSLRGFMSYKIEFAGHEGWMLSLAILCLPFILLAILVKYFLDTKLPVAEPVETHPSPH, encoded by the coding sequence ATGGTGGACGTGCTGCCGAGGTTTGAAGGTTTTGTCTATCCAAACGAACGCACTCTGCATCCGCTATGGAGTGTGCTCATTGTGCTGTATCCTTACATCACTGGTTTGGTGGCCGGCGCCTTCATCATGGCATCCCTGGTCCGCGTCTTCAAAGTCAAGCCGCTCGAACCGGTGTACCGGCTCTCATTGCTGACCGCGCTGGCTTTCCTGCTCTGCGCGCCCTTGCCGCTGCTGTTTCATCTGGGTCACCCGGAGCGCTCCTTTGAAATCATGATGACGCCGCACCTCAGTTCTCCAATGGCGATGTTCGGGTTTGTCTATGCGTGGTACTTGATGGCGGTGTTGCTGCTGGAATTATGGTTTGATTACCGCCACGATTTTGTCGAATGGTCGAAAACCGAGAGTGGCTTCCGGGGCATTCTTTACCGCGCGTTCACGCTCGGCGTGGACGATACCCACGATGAGGCCTTGCGGCTGGATGCGCGGATGGGTCGCATCATTTCAATCGTGGGAATTCCGTCGGCATTTTTGCTGCACGGCTATGTCGGCTTCATCTTCGGCTCGGTCAAAGCCAATCCGTGGTGGGGCAATGTCTTGATGCCGATCATTTTCATTCTGTCGGCCATTGTCTCCGGCATGGCGCTGTGCGTTTTTGTTTACATGATTCTATGCTGGGCGCGACGCACGCCGGTGGACATCCGGTGCCTCGATATGATGGTCACCTTCCTTTTTTATGCCTTGATGATCGATGCCACAATCGAGGGTCTCGATTGGATGCATCGGCTCTATTCGGCGGACGAATCGATCCAGGTCCTAAAATCACTGGCTTCCGGGAAACTGTTTTACACGCTGCTGGTCGGCCAGGCCTGTCTGGGCACGGCAGTGCCCTTGGTCCTGCTCGGATTAAATCAGCTTTTCCGCAAGCGCATTGCCGTCCTGGTTCGGGAACGGATGTATTTCGCCAGTTCCGTGCTGATCCTGATTGGCGTGCTGGCGATGCGGTGGAATGTGGTCATCGGCGGCCAGCTTTTCTCCAAGAGCCTGCGCGGTTTCATGAGTTACAAGATTGAGTTCGCCGGGCATGAAGGCTGGATGTTGTCCCTCGCCATTCTGTGCCTCCCTTTCATCTTGTTGGCGATTCTGGTGAAATATTTTTTGGACACCAAACTCCCGGTCGCGGAACCAGTGGAAACGCATCCTTCGCCACATTGA
- a CDS encoding cytochrome c3 family protein, with protein sequence MAPVTIVTRAGFERGDLIWNRGAARGPHGNWKRKLFSFTLICCLVTPAFAADKISNADCLDCHLDPATTHKVNGKVVPLLFPTNAFNKSIHARLDCIDCHEGIKDLVHPSKLPAPNCSGCHEKEGKDYATSIHGASHTLGASGAASCWSCHGSHEIGPVKLADSPVFKLNLPNTCAICHTNAGLTKEYQMKFPEAAAQYKDSIHGRALLKMGLIIAPSCNDCHGVHDIKRGVDRDAPINHANVAKTCGKCHLGIEQTYAQSIHGQLLAKGDKRGPVCTDCHTAHEVETPKNGHFKMASDARCGKCHEDRLEHYRDTYHGKAMALGRPTVASAVAACYDCHGHHDVLPPSIPASRLSPSNILATCQQCHPTATAKFTEYKPHANPLDAKNYPALHWTFIFMTSLLVGVFVFFGAHTIAWLTRAAYLYWHDSKKFRDAKVATQNGDEWFTRFVPFERFLHLLVVTSFLLLVITGMPLKFYYTDWAKILFQYIGGAETARALHHFGAMVTFAYFGLHVVSLVGRCWKGRARIRNAQTGSFSFKQLWDVLFGPDSMIPSWQDWRDFVAHNKWFFGKGEKPCFDRWTYWEKFDYFAVFWGVAIIGASGLILWFPVFFTKFLPGWLINIALIIHSDEALLAAGFIFSIHFFNTHFRIEKFPMDTVIFSGRISKAEMLHDRKRWYDRLVAEGRLDQHRAKGDWEGWKNIARSFGYFFLGLGLLLLVLIIYAMVSRLAH encoded by the coding sequence ATGGCGCCTGTAACGATTGTCACACGGGCGGGCTTTGAACGCGGCGACTTGATTTGGAATCGGGGCGCGGCGCGCGGACCGCACGGGAATTGGAAAAGAAAACTTTTTTCCTTCACGCTGATTTGCTGCCTGGTGACGCCAGCCTTCGCGGCGGATAAGATTTCCAACGCCGATTGCCTCGATTGCCATCTTGACCCCGCCACGACGCACAAGGTGAATGGGAAAGTCGTCCCGCTGCTTTTTCCGACGAACGCCTTCAACAAATCCATCCATGCCAGGTTGGATTGCATTGATTGCCACGAGGGCATCAAGGACTTGGTGCACCCGAGCAAGCTGCCGGCACCGAATTGCTCGGGTTGTCATGAAAAGGAAGGCAAGGACTATGCGACGAGCATCCACGGCGCGAGCCACACGCTGGGCGCGTCAGGCGCTGCGAGTTGTTGGAGCTGCCACGGCTCGCATGAAATCGGTCCGGTCAAGCTGGCTGACTCGCCCGTCTTCAAACTCAATCTGCCAAACACCTGCGCCATCTGCCACACCAACGCCGGCCTCACGAAGGAATACCAGATGAAGTTTCCAGAGGCGGCGGCGCAATATAAGGACAGCATCCACGGCCGCGCGCTGCTCAAGATGGGACTCATCATCGCACCGTCGTGCAACGATTGTCACGGCGTTCATGACATCAAGCGTGGCGTGGATCGCGACGCGCCCATCAATCACGCCAACGTCGCCAAGACCTGCGGCAAATGTCATCTCGGCATCGAGCAAACCTACGCACAAAGCATCCACGGCCAGTTGCTCGCCAAGGGCGACAAGCGAGGGCCGGTCTGCACTGATTGCCACACTGCGCACGAAGTCGAGACGCCCAAGAACGGTCATTTCAAAATGGCCAGCGATGCGCGTTGCGGCAAATGCCACGAAGATCGCCTCGAACATTATCGTGACACGTACCACGGCAAAGCCATGGCGCTGGGCAGACCAACGGTCGCCTCCGCGGTTGCCGCGTGCTATGACTGCCACGGCCACCACGACGTGCTGCCGCCGTCCATTCCCGCGTCGCGCCTGTCGCCCTCGAACATCCTCGCGACGTGTCAGCAGTGTCATCCAACGGCGACGGCAAAATTCACCGAATACAAGCCGCACGCGAATCCGCTCGACGCGAAAAACTACCCGGCGCTCCATTGGACTTTTATCTTCATGACTTCACTGCTCGTCGGAGTGTTTGTTTTCTTCGGCGCGCATACCATCGCGTGGCTGACCCGCGCGGCCTATCTCTACTGGCACGACTCGAAGAAGTTTCGCGATGCAAAGGTCGCGACGCAGAATGGCGATGAATGGTTCACGCGTTTTGTGCCGTTTGAGCGCTTCCTGCATCTCCTCGTCGTGACGAGTTTTCTGCTTTTGGTCATCACTGGCATGCCGCTCAAGTTTTACTACACGGACTGGGCAAAGATTTTGTTCCAGTATATCGGCGGCGCGGAAACGGCGCGCGCACTGCATCACTTTGGGGCGATGGTGACGTTCGCCTATTTTGGACTGCACGTCGTATCGCTCGTTGGCCGGTGCTGGAAAGGCCGGGCAAGAATTCGCAATGCGCAAACCGGCAGTTTCAGTTTCAAACAGCTATGGGATGTTCTTTTCGGCCCGGACTCGATGATACCATCGTGGCAGGACTGGCGCGATTTCGTCGCGCACAACAAATGGTTCTTCGGCAAGGGGGAGAAGCCATGTTTCGACCGCTGGACGTATTGGGAGAAGTTTGATTACTTCGCGGTGTTCTGGGGCGTTGCGATCATCGGCGCGTCGGGCTTGATCTTGTGGTTCCCGGTTTTCTTTACGAAGTTCCTGCCGGGCTGGCTCATCAACATCGCGCTCATCATTCACTCGGACGAAGCGCTGCTCGCCGCGGGCTTCATTTTCTCGATTCACTTTTTCAACACGCATTTCCGCATCGAGAAATTTCCGATGGACACCGTGATCTTCTCGGGTCGCATTTCGAAGGCGGAAATGCTGCACGACCGCAAGCGGTGGTACGACCGGCTGGTGGCCGAAGGCCGGTTGGACCAGCACCGCGCCAAAGGCGACTGGGAAGGGTGGAAGAACATTGCGCGTTCCTTCGGCTATTTTTTCCTGGGCCTCGGCCTCCTCCTTCTCGTGCTCATCATCTATGCGATGGTGTCGCGCCTGGCGCATTAA
- a CDS encoding SBBP repeat-containing protein has protein sequence MKTQNALRLEWLARDLMSGGLMAVLLGLTAAQTHAQAIQAWVQRYDGPANNLDYATQLAVDTNGNVYVTGGSHGGDPLSGGSGMDYATIAYSSAGVPLWTNYYNGPANNYDRAYAIAVEASGNVVVTGGEGSASGSVVATIKYSSEGIPLWTNRATSGHGYAVALDASNNVIVMGFPASGLGCLTIKYSSTGALLWSRTYSDYISVSGPITLAVDGSSNVFVVGSISSNGQYAGEYLTIKYSSAGALLWTRRYKGPGTGAGNWANGVAVDASGNVYVTGQSAGTGGSEPHYDFATIKYSDAGVPLWTNCYNGPVIADNDCAMAIAVDASGNVVVTGWSAGVGGLDYATIKYSSAGVPLWTNRLSGGSDTSALALDARGNVYVTNPSGGDYLTFAYSSSGVPLWTNRYNGPGNDEDSPSSIAADASGSVYVTGRSGGSVGDATMADWATLKYVTPAIISRQPLSQTNAVGTAVSFTVEAAGNVPLGGYQWRRQGTNLVNGGNLSGVTTTNLLIANVQLADAAGYSVVVTNVYGSVTSSVAQLTVYIPPNPGRFTNFSYSPVMGFSFIFRDGTVGRPYRIQVSSSLAGGWLDWQSFNYLGPVGFSDLGALETTNRFYRAISP, from the coding sequence ATGAAAACACAAAACGCACTTCGGTTAGAATGGCTCGCCAGAGATTTGATGTCCGGGGGATTGATGGCAGTCCTGCTCGGCCTGACGGCAGCGCAAACCCATGCTCAGGCCATCCAAGCCTGGGTGCAGCGCTATGACGGACCGGCCAACAACCTTGACTACGCGACGCAGTTGGCCGTGGACACGAACGGCAACGTGTATGTCACAGGCGGCTCGCATGGCGGCGATCCGCTTTCCGGCGGCAGTGGCATGGACTACGCGACAATCGCCTATTCTAGTGCGGGGGTGCCGTTGTGGACCAATTACTACAACGGCCCGGCAAACAATTATGACCGGGCCTATGCCATTGCGGTGGAGGCGAGCGGCAACGTGGTCGTGACCGGCGGTGAGGGCTCTGCGAGCGGTTCCGTCGTCGCGACGATCAAGTATTCGAGTGAAGGGATCCCGTTGTGGACCAACCGGGCCACTTCTGGCCACGGATACGCCGTGGCGCTGGACGCCAGCAACAACGTGATAGTAATGGGCTTCCCCGCGTCCGGTTTAGGGTGCTTGACGATCAAGTATTCGAGCACCGGGGCTTTGTTGTGGTCGAGAACTTATAGTGATTACATCAGCGTCAGTGGCCCGATCACACTGGCTGTGGACGGCAGCAGCAATGTGTTTGTGGTAGGCAGCATATCCTCAAACGGCCAATACGCCGGCGAATACCTGACGATCAAGTATTCGAGTGCGGGAGCGCTGTTGTGGACCAGAAGGTACAAGGGGCCGGGAACCGGCGCGGGAAACTGGGCCAACGGCGTGGCAGTGGACGCCAGCGGCAACGTGTATGTGACCGGCCAATCGGCTGGGACTGGTGGCAGCGAACCCCATTATGATTTCGCGACGATCAAGTACTCAGACGCGGGCGTGCCGCTGTGGACCAACTGCTACAACGGGCCGGTAATTGCTGACAACGACTGTGCCATGGCCATTGCGGTGGACGCGAGCGGCAATGTAGTCGTGACGGGCTGGTCGGCTGGCGTCGGAGGTTTGGACTACGCCACGATCAAATACTCAAGCGCTGGGGTACCCTTGTGGACCAACCGCCTTAGCGGGGGATCGGATACCTCCGCCTTGGCATTGGACGCCCGCGGGAATGTCTATGTGACGAATCCCTCCGGTGGCGACTACCTGACCTTCGCGTATTCAAGCTCAGGGGTGCCGTTGTGGACCAACCGCTACAACGGCCCGGGAAACGACGAGGACAGTCCCTCCTCAATAGCGGCAGACGCCAGCGGCAGCGTCTACGTGACGGGCCGTTCGGGTGGCAGCGTTGGAGATGCGACTATGGCGGACTGGGCCACTCTGAAATATGTCACCCCGGCCATCATCAGCCGCCAGCCCCTCAGCCAGACCAACGCCGTCGGCACCGCCGTCAGCTTCACCGTCGAGGCCGCGGGCAACGTGCCGCTCGGTGGTTACCAGTGGCGCCGGCAGGGAACGAATCTGGTGAACGGCGGCAACCTCTCCGGCGTCACGACCACGAATCTCCTGATCGCCAATGTGCAACTTGCGGACGCAGCCGGCTACTCCGTCGTGGTCACGAACGTTTACGGCAGCGTGACCAGCAGCGTAGCCCAGTTGACGGTTTACATTCCGCCCAACCCCGGCCGGTTCACCAACTTCTCGTATTCGCCGGTCATGGGCTTCAGTTTCATCTTCCGCGACGGCACCGTTGGCCGGCCGTACCGAATCCAGGTCTCATCCTCGCTGGCGGGCGGTTGGCTTGACTGGCAGAGCTTCAATTACCTCGGCCCGGTCGGCTTCAGCGACCTGGGTGCGCTCGAAACCACGAACCGCTTCTACCGCGCGATCAGCCCCTGA
- a CDS encoding cytochrome c, which translates to MKKLLALGLTAFVAATVSASAADAKATYEKDCAKCHGVDGKGQTKMGQKLGAKDYTDAKVQAELKDEAAIKAIKEGLKDKDGKVLMKPAEGLSDADIKALVAHMRTFKK; encoded by the coding sequence ATGAAAAAACTACTCGCACTCGGCCTCACCGCCTTCGTCGCCGCGACAGTGTCCGCGAGCGCCGCCGACGCCAAGGCCACCTATGAAAAAGACTGCGCCAAGTGTCACGGCGTGGACGGCAAGGGCCAGACCAAAATGGGCCAGAAACTCGGCGCGAAGGATTACACGGACGCCAAAGTCCAGGCCGAGTTGAAGGACGAAGCCGCGATCAAAGCCATCAAGGAAGGTCTGAAAGATAAAGATGGCAAAGTCCTGATGAAACCGGCGGAAGGATTGTCCGACGCCGACATCAAGGCGCTCGTGGCTCACATGCGGACGTTCAAGAAGTAA
- a CDS encoding alginate export family protein, with translation MNENLPTLAAGALVLALTAGVYADDKPTVDSIKQPTSPPAQASAGLVNDWLREESSFFDPWDLGGQFRTRFEHKEHFAIGGTPGSFDFRESGADTDNTYLLFREKVHLGYTPCPWFTAFVEGRDSFEQHDDRNPDPESDRFDLNQAWLRFGNATEFPLTAKVGRQELAYGDERLIGTSDWNNLGRVFDAAKLRYENEDLWMDVFSSRVVLVDDNNFNVSNDYDYLSGIYASTRTLVPKQETQFYFLSRNTSADSPNATSGSPQAGGPAARDIYTAGLRVKSLPGGYGGWDYSAEVAGQFGRIKETAGPQAGVNLDHEALAVTASGGYTWTKAFGSPRVGLEYNYASGDRNPNDGKHETFENLFPTNHKFYGLMDFFSWQNIHNLHLTSSFKPCKKLTLTASYDFFWLADTHDNFYTSAGARRGGVTPTPGTGYGINPTYSNYVGSELDLIGTYAIKPYASAQVGYGHFFIGDYVKSSLSAIGSSDADFVYVQVLFAF, from the coding sequence ATGAATGAAAATCTGCCGACTCTTGCCGCCGGCGCTCTGGTGCTCGCCCTGACCGCCGGTGTTTACGCCGATGACAAACCGACTGTTGATTCAATCAAACAGCCAACGTCGCCACCGGCGCAGGCCAGCGCCGGTCTGGTCAACGATTGGTTGCGCGAAGAATCTTCCTTCTTCGATCCGTGGGACCTCGGCGGCCAGTTCCGCACCCGCTTCGAGCATAAGGAGCACTTCGCCATTGGCGGCACTCCCGGCTCATTTGATTTTCGGGAAAGCGGAGCGGACACGGACAATACCTATCTCCTGTTCCGAGAGAAAGTGCATCTCGGCTACACGCCTTGTCCGTGGTTCACCGCCTTCGTCGAAGGTCGCGACAGCTTCGAGCAACATGACGACCGCAATCCCGATCCCGAGTCGGATAGATTCGACCTGAATCAGGCCTGGTTGAGGTTCGGTAACGCGACGGAATTTCCGCTGACCGCCAAGGTGGGTCGTCAGGAATTGGCCTATGGGGATGAACGATTGATTGGGACGTCCGACTGGAACAATTTGGGACGTGTGTTCGATGCCGCCAAACTTCGATATGAGAACGAAGACCTCTGGATGGATGTCTTTTCGAGTCGAGTGGTCCTGGTCGATGACAACAATTTCAACGTCTCGAATGATTACGATTATCTCTCCGGCATTTATGCTTCCACGCGAACGCTCGTGCCGAAGCAGGAAACGCAATTTTATTTCTTGTCGCGCAATACGAGCGCGGACTCGCCCAACGCCACTTCGGGTTCACCGCAAGCCGGCGGGCCGGCGGCGCGCGACATCTACACCGCCGGGCTGCGCGTCAAATCATTGCCCGGTGGCTATGGCGGGTGGGATTACTCTGCAGAAGTGGCCGGGCAGTTTGGCCGGATCAAGGAAACCGCCGGCCCGCAGGCGGGAGTGAACCTCGACCACGAAGCGTTGGCGGTCACCGCGAGCGGGGGTTACACCTGGACCAAAGCCTTCGGCTCGCCGCGCGTTGGACTGGAATACAACTACGCCAGCGGTGACCGCAATCCGAATGACGGCAAACACGAAACCTTTGAAAACCTGTTCCCTACGAACCACAAGTTTTACGGTCTCATGGATTTCTTTTCCTGGCAGAACATCCACAACCTTCACCTGACCTCCTCGTTCAAGCCGTGCAAAAAGCTGACCTTGACCGCCAGCTACGATTTCTTCTGGCTCGCCGACACACACGATAACTTCTACACCTCGGCGGGTGCGCGACGCGGTGGCGTGACGCCAACGCCGGGCACGGGCTATGGAATCAACCCAACTTACAGCAACTATGTTGGTTCGGAGTTGGACTTGATCGGCACCTATGCGATCAAGCCCTACGCCAGCGCGCAAGTCGGCTATGGTCACTTCTTTATCGGCGATTACGTGAAAAGCTCGCTCTCCGCCATCGGTTCGAGTGATGCGGATTTTGTTTACGTCCAGGTGTTGTTTGCGTTTTGA